The Burkholderia cepacia genomic interval CAACCCCAACATGCGGGTCCCGCGCGAAGAAGTTCGATTGTCCTTCTCCCGTGTGAAGCAAGAATATGTGATTCAGAACGCCCAGGGCGGCAGCGCCGGAACAGTGGCCATGGGTTACGACATTAAAGCCAACAAGACCATCTAACAACGGGACATATCATGCTATTCATTTCAAAACAAGGTCACGTCGATGCGGAGCGCATCCAGGTCAATATTTTTTCAGAAATTGAACGAAGCCCAATGAGCAAGGTTAATGGAATCGTCGTTCATCAAACAGACAGCCCAACTGCAGAAAGCACCTTCAATAGCTACAGGAAAAAAGGCGCCAATGGTGCGCACTTCCTAATCGACAAAGACGGAACAATCTATCAAACAGCTTCACTACTCAAAAGAACCAATCACGTCGGAAAACTCAAATCTCGCTGCATTATTACACACGAATGCCCTACCGCAGAATTGAAGATAGCAACCGGAATGGAAAACAAATATACAAAACTATCAATTCACGAGCACAAAAAAATATGGCCGAATCGCTACCCATCGAACAACGACTCGATTGGCATTGAATTGGTTGGAGAGACACACGACAAAGACATACCCGGCACAAACAGGAAGGAGAAAGTGTATGAAAGCGTCACGGAAAAGCAAAATTCATCCCTGCAATGGCTAATCAAAGAGTTAACCGAAACTCTTTATATTTCACCCCATGAAATTTATCGCCACCCTCAGCTATCTTACAAAACACCGACAGAAGCAGCCACCGCAAAATGGTAAATTCCAGGTCAGCCAAACTCTTGCTCCCACTTGTTTTCCTCACACTACAAACAACAGCCCAAGCAAGAACCGTGAGTACAGTGACGATCGATGAAACAGGATTAAATCTTGACACCAAGGACTCCAATTTGACGGAAAGCTGCAAGAAATTTAAACCAACGATCAACCAAGTCAGGCATTATTTCGAAAAAGCATATCCTGTTGAGAGTCATATAATTACGACCGAACGCTACTCACCCTGCTACGCAACCGGGACAATTACATTCAGCGACAATAGCGCCGGCAAATTCCAACTATATTCAGGAGGCACTTCCACACTATTTTGGTCCAGAGGGGGAGCAGTCAATTTGCTATATAAAAAAAATAAGTGGCACGATCCCTTTGCTTGCAACTACGGCCTTGGCGACGAGCAAGAATGCTGAGCCAGGCTCTTGAGGCCCCCGGTGCCCACCTCGTGCAGAACGCCAGGAGTCGTCCCCGGCGCTCTGTCATGCCTCCCCCCGCCGTCACCGGCCCCCGAACCACCGGTCGAAACGCCGCGTGTAGTTCAGGTCGACGCCCTGGAACGTGCCGCCGTACGCGGACACCGACCAGAAGCGCGTCAGGTTGATCGTCGCCTTGAACGCGTTGCTCGCCGATTGAAGCCCCTGCTCGAAGCCGAGCACGAACCGCTCGTTGATCGCCTTCGACACCAGCACGACCTGCGGATCGGTCAGGCCGACCTCGCTGCGGCCGACCGACACCTCGTCGAGACCGAAGGTCTGCGCGACGCGCTTGCCGGTCACGCTGCCGAGCAGCCCGAGCGCCGCCGTCATCGTGCCCTGCTGGCCGACGTTGTTGCCCTGGTCGGTGCCGTGCCCGAACAGCAGCCACGACAGCTTTTCGTTGTCCGTGACGTTCGGTTCCGACACCAGCTTGACCGTCAGCGACTGGATCGTGCCCGTGACCTGCACGCCTGCCTCGACTTCCTGGTTGCGCCGCATCGCGAGGATGTTGACGCCCGGGTTCGACACGGGGCCGTTGAACGTGAAGAAGCCGTTCTCGATCGCGAGCTTGCGGCCGAACGACGTATACGTCGAGCCTTCGGTCACGCGCACGTTGCCGACCGCGCGCAGCGGCACGCCCGGCGCGCTCATCACGGTGATCGTGCCGCGCAGCCCGAGATCCGCGCCGTGCCCCTTGAAGCGGAAGTTGTTGCCGAGGCCGATGTCGATGTTCGCGCGCGGCGCGAGCGACGGCGCCGGCTTGTCCTCGACCGGTTTCGGCTTGGCGACCGCGGTGCCCGTCGGCGTCTCGCCGCGCACCGTGCCGTCCGGCTGAACGATTACCACGTCGTCGGACAGGTGCGGCGCCGACTCCTCGGGCAGGTCGAAC includes:
- a CDS encoding N-acetylmuramoyl-L-alanine amidase — encoded protein: MLFISKQGHVDAERIQVNIFSEIERSPMSKVNGIVVHQTDSPTAESTFNSYRKKGANGAHFLIDKDGTIYQTASLLKRTNHVGKLKSRCIITHECPTAELKIATGMENKYTKLSIHEHKKIWPNRYPSNNDSIGIELVGETHDKDIPGTNRKEKVYESVTEKQNSSLQWLIKELTETLYISPHEIYRHPQLSYKTPTEAATAKW